Sequence from the Desulfuromonas acetoxidans DSM 684 genome:
TATTCTATCCTCCAGGGGACCGCAATGAAGATCACATCTGACTTTCTTATTATCGGCAGCGGAATTGCCGGGCTGTCTTTTGCACTGCGTGTCGCGGAACAGGGGACGGTTGCCATCGTCACCAAACGCGAGATTTACGAAACCTCAACCAATTATGCCCAGGGCGGCATTGCCACGGTTTTTTCCGAAGATGATTCGTTCGAAGCCCACGCTGAAGATACCATGGTTGCCGGGGCCTTTCTGTCACACCGCGACATTGTTGATCTGGTCGTTGAAAGCGGGCCGAAAGCCATTCAAGATCTGATCAACTTTGGTACGGATTTCACTAAAAACAGCGACGGTGAATACGACCTGACCCGTGAGGGCGGTCACAGTCACCGCCGTATCCTTCACGCTTCGGACATTACCGGACGGGAGATTGAACGCGCTCTGGCGGCGGCTGTGGCCAAGCATCCCAACATCACCGTCTATGAATATTACTGTGCGGTTGATCTGATTACCGAGGCAAAAGTCAAACACCGTCGGGTACCGGATAATCGTTGCCTGGGAGCGTATGTGCTCGACAGCAAAAACAAAGAAGTGATCACCTTTGGTGCTCAGGTGACGGTTCTTGCCACGGGCGGCGCAGGCAAAGTGTATTTGTACACCTCTAATCCTGATATCGCCTCAGGTGACGGCGTGGCCATGGCCTATCGTGCCGGGGCTGCGGTGGCCAACATGGAATTCATGCAATTCCACCCCACCACCCTGTTCCACCCCCACGCCAAGTCATTTCTCATTTCCGAAGCGGTCCGTGGTGAAGGGGCGATTCTCAAACGGGCCGACGGCACGGCATTCATGGAGAAATATCATAAGCTCAAGGATCTCGCCCCACGCGATATTGTCGCCCGCGCCATTGACAATGAGATGAAAACCAACGGCGATGATTGCGTGTTCCTCGATATTACCCACAAAGGCGCCGACTACATTCAGCAACGCTTCCCCAACATCTATGAAACGCTGATGAAGTACGGCGTTGACATGTCCAAAGAACCGATCCCCGTGGTCCCGGCAGCCCACTATCTGTGCGGCGGGGTCAAGGTCGATAATCATGGTCAGACCGAAATCCGCAACCTGTTTGCCATCGGTGAGGTCTCCTGCACCGGCCTGCACGGCGCCAACCGCTTGGCCAGCAACAGTCTGCTCGAA
This genomic interval carries:
- the nadB gene encoding L-aspartate oxidase — encoded protein: MKITSDFLIIGSGIAGLSFALRVAEQGTVAIVTKREIYETSTNYAQGGIATVFSEDDSFEAHAEDTMVAGAFLSHRDIVDLVVESGPKAIQDLINFGTDFTKNSDGEYDLTREGGHSHRRILHASDITGREIERALAAAVAKHPNITVYEYYCAVDLITEAKVKHRRVPDNRCLGAYVLDSKNKEVITFGAQVTVLATGGAGKVYLYTSNPDIASGDGVAMAYRAGAAVANMEFMQFHPTTLFHPHAKSFLISEAVRGEGAILKRADGTAFMEKYHKLKDLAPRDIVARAIDNEMKTNGDDCVFLDITHKGADYIQQRFPNIYETLMKYGVDMSKEPIPVVPAAHYLCGGVKVDNHGQTEIRNLFAIGEVSCTGLHGANRLASNSLLEGAVFGERAADKAIEVVSKETFDYPSVEPWDYGSATNSDEEVVVKHNWDEIRMSMWNYVGIVRSDKRLIRALRRIQMIQEEIADYYWDFYVTTDLLELRNLATIAELIIRCALKRKESRGLHYTIDYPQTDDIHCKHDTILRKTF